From a single Nicotiana tomentosiformis chromosome 2, ASM39032v3, whole genome shotgun sequence genomic region:
- the LOC104114266 gene encoding LEAF RUST 10 DISEASE-RESISTANCEUS RECEPTOR-LIKE PROTEIN KINASE-like 1.4 isoform X2 gives MLIPLIRQKMHQQLHPYFLLFSSLIFILIKTPVSFCQDDERFSKCSEPILCGDIEINYPFWGGGRPDYCGHPSFEINCESNIPNIAIESTSYKVVGIDTPTRILTLARDDLLSNICLNNPENASLDLNIFSYVSSDQNITLYYGCTFSGPQIPTRRPNMFSCPSNIFGIYTMIGVSFDFSIVRCEKEIITRINQTSAVALASATATVEVLKSAISGGFSVNWMANIDSPCEQCGRSGGRCGSNPDSAAFACHCATGTHAFNCTDAQNQDGESRKKNQTPLAIGLGVGGAVLAGIGIGWLIFFCRQKRKRIAAQASPVQAEKKDLPVLSSSNGLTTSSPNSSTTFTRSIPSYPSSTSEADYGRGSSYFGAHVFSFAELEEATDNFDQSKELGDGGFGVVYYGKLRDGRVVAVKRLYENNFKRVEQFMNEVEILTKLRHQHLVTLYGCTSKRSRDLLLVYEYISNGTVADHLHGNRAKSGLLSWPVRMNIAIETADALAYLHSSVIIHRDVKTNNILLDNDFHVKVADFGLSRLFPDNVTHVSTAPQGTPGYVDPEYYQCYQLTEKSDVYSFGVVLIELISSLQAVDTNRHRHDINLANMAVNKIQTHSVHELVDPSLGFTTNSSVRRMTTLVAELAFRCLQQERDMRPSMREVLETLRGIQNGESNAHKAEVLDIVVDDVGLLKGSGSPSSPHSSG, from the exons ATGCTAATTCCTTTAATCAGACAGAAAATGCATCAACAACTCCATCCATACTTTTTGCTCTTCAGTTCCTTAATCTTTATCTTGATCAAAACACCGGTTTCTTTCTGTCAAGATGACGAGCGATTCAGCAAGTGTAGTGAGCCAATTCTCTGTGGTGACATCGAAATAAATTACCCTTTCTGGGGAGGTGGTAGACCAGATTACTGTGGTCATCCAAGTTTCGAGATCAACTGCGAGAGTAACATCCCGAATATTGCTATTGAATCAACGTCATATAAAGTGGTAGGGATCGATACTCCTACTCGAATACTAACCTTGGCTAGAGATGATTTACTGAGCAATATTTGTTTGAACAACCCTGAGAACGCCTCCTTGGATTTAAACATTTTCAGCTATGTTTCCAGTGACCAGAATATTACTCTGTATTATGGCTGCACCTTCTCTGGTCCGCAAATACCTACTCGGCGTCCGAATATGTTCAGTTGCCCTAGCAATATATTTGGTATATACACTATGATTGGCGTATCCTTCGACTTCTCTATAGTGAGATGCGAGAAAGAAATAATAACTAGGATCAATCAAACGAGTGCTGTGGCATTAGCCAGCGCTACAGCAACTGTTGAAGTTCTGAAATCAGCCATTTCTGGCGGGTTTTCAGTTAATTGGATGGCAAATATCGATTCGCCATGCGAGCAGTGCGGCAGGTCAGGTGGAAGATGTGGATCCAACCCAGATTCCGCAGCCTTTGCTTGCCATTGTGCCACTGGTACTCATGCTTTCAACTGCACCGACGCACAAAATCAAGATGGCG AAAGTCGAAAGAAAAATCAGACGCCACTTGCAATAG GCCTTGGTGTAGGTGGTGCTGTACTTGCTGGCATTGGCATTGGATGGCTAATCTTTTTCTGCAGACAAAAGAGAAAGCGGATTGCAGCACAGGCTTCACCTGTCCAAGCCGAAAAGAAAGACCTTCCAGTTTTAAGTTCAAGCAATGGCCTGACTACTTCTTCTCCTAATTCTTCAACCACTTTCACTAGAAGCATTCCCTCTTATCCCTCTTCTACATCTGAAGCTGATTATGGGAGGGGAAGCTCCTACTTTGGGGCTCATGTCTTCAGTTTCGCTGAACTTGAAGAAGCCACGGATAATTTTGATCAATCTAAAGAACTTGGGGATGGTGGTTTTGGCGTCGTGTACTATG GCAAGCTCCGTGATGGTCGTGTGGTAGCAGTCAAGCGCTTGTATGAGAACAATTTCAAGCGTGTAGAGCAGTTCATGAATGAAGTTGAGATTTTAACTAAGCTCCGCCACCAGCACCTCGTGACATTATACGGGTGCACATCAAAGCGAAGCCGAGATTTACTGCTTGTTTATGAGTACATCTCAAACGGGACAGTGGCAGATCATCTGCATGGAAATCGGGCCAAATCTGGTTTACTCTCTTGGCCTGTCCGAATGAACATAGCCATTGAGACTGCTGATGCTCTGGCTTATCTCCACTCCTCAGTTATAATACACCGTGATGTCAAAACCAACAACATTCTATTAGACAATGATTTCCATGTGAAAGTTGCTGATTTTGGGCTATCAAGATTGTTCCCAGATAATGTCACACATGTCTCTACTGCTCCACAGGGTACACCAGGCTACGTTGATCCTGAGTACTACCAATGTTACCAGCTCACTGAAAAGAGTGATGTTTATAGTTTTGGTGTGGTCTTGATAGAGCTGATCTCATCATTGCAAGCTGTGGATACCAACAGGCACCGCCACGATATTAATTTGGCTAATATGGCTGTCAACAAGATCCAAACTCATTCAGTACATGAATTAGTTGATCCAAGTCTCGGATTCACGACAAACAGCTCTGTGAGGAGGATGACTACATTAGTCGCTGAGTTAGCTTTCCGATGTCTGCAACAGGAGAGAGATATGAGACCTTCAATGCGAGAAGTGCTGGAGACTTTGAGAGGCATCCAGAATGGGGAGTCGAATGCACACAAGGCTGAGGTACTCGACATTGTGGTAGATGATGTTGGGCTCCTAAAGGGCTCGGGTTCCCCTTCCTCACCACATTCCAGTGGATGA